In Phenylobacterium koreense, one DNA window encodes the following:
- a CDS encoding TetR/AcrR family transcriptional regulator — MSEAAVLPPGKRELTKVANRQAILDAAREVFGELGYETATVRDIIRRTGLAAGTFYNYFKSKDEVYVALASEGARQFAPLLKAQRAQSADWEEFVRAAIEAYYLFLADAHKSWLSQRPPGEIQPHVHGETPEMAAVFNEVREAIVEEIARGGAPAADPDYVAAACIAIARDVGEKMLARRPIDVRGATDFAVAMIQGGLKALPQAEA, encoded by the coding sequence ATGTCCGAAGCCGCCGTCCTTCCTCCCGGCAAGCGCGAACTCACCAAGGTCGCCAATCGCCAGGCCATACTGGACGCGGCGCGGGAAGTGTTCGGGGAGCTGGGTTACGAGACCGCGACGGTGCGCGACATCATCCGCCGCACCGGCCTCGCGGCGGGCACCTTCTACAACTACTTCAAATCGAAGGACGAGGTCTATGTGGCCCTGGCCAGCGAGGGCGCGCGGCAGTTCGCGCCGCTGCTGAAAGCCCAGCGCGCCCAGTCCGCCGACTGGGAGGAGTTCGTCCGTGCGGCGATCGAGGCCTACTACCTCTTCCTGGCCGACGCCCATAAGTCCTGGCTGAGCCAGCGGCCGCCCGGCGAGATCCAGCCCCATGTGCACGGCGAGACGCCGGAGATGGCCGCCGTCTTCAATGAGGTCCGCGAGGCCATCGTCGAGGAGATCGCCCGCGGGGGCGCACCCGCCGCCGACCCCGACTACGTGGCCGCCGCCTGCATCGCCATCGCCCGGGACGTCGGAGAAAAGATGCTCGCGCGCCGACCCATCGACGTGCGCGGCGCCACGGATTTCGCCGTCGCGATGATCCAGGGCGGCCTGAAGGCCTTGCCCCAGGCCGAGGCCTAA
- a CDS encoding methyl-accepting chemotaxis protein, whose product MKRFRLVDLPLIAKIGFAPAFALVMLALTAGGAVMIQRGQAQDLKQVAEVDMPNSLRLQKVSERITAVHGQLYFLLTHQAASIDTDKIEGESQAMLAEVDAITKEVQAIAAKAPPSQKKTFDELTKALKQTRDALDVIAAMITTDFGTAAGFAAPFEEEYTKMSGTLNKIVEANRAVTDANAAASEQRSTTAQMVQAVAALATLLIAGLLAWALTTMLRKDVKRIANATEALARGDNGIDLDALARKDELGAIVSSLTVFRDNQLHLEKLRVEHEQAEAAAEATRRQNAEAAAAIAEEQAMVVNSLAQALDSLAGGDLTFRLSAEFPGDYRKLRDDFNAASAKLEEAMSAIAGATASIQSGAGEISTSADDLSRRTEHQAATLEETAAALDEITATVQKTSDGASHGREAVASAKSDAEEGGVVVNRAIEAMGQIEHSAKQISQIIGVIDEIAFQTNLLALNAGVEAARAGDAGKGFAVVASEVRALAQRSAEAAKEIKTLISASSAQVSEGVNLVGETGKALERIVRQVAEISNVVGEIAASAKEEALGLGQVNTAVNQMDQVTQQNAAMVEESTAASRVLADEAQELARLVARFKVSNGGVQLATRTVTQVQPRPTAAPRPMTRGATALAAAPHADEESWEEF is encoded by the coding sequence GTGAAGCGCTTTCGGCTTGTTGATTTGCCGCTGATCGCGAAGATCGGCTTCGCACCTGCGTTCGCACTGGTGATGCTGGCCTTGACGGCCGGCGGCGCCGTGATGATCCAACGCGGCCAGGCCCAGGACCTGAAGCAGGTCGCTGAGGTCGACATGCCCAACAGCCTGCGCCTGCAGAAGGTGTCCGAACGGATCACCGCCGTGCACGGCCAGCTCTACTTCCTGCTGACCCACCAGGCCGCCTCGATCGACACCGACAAGATCGAGGGCGAGAGCCAGGCCATGCTGGCCGAGGTGGACGCCATCACCAAGGAAGTGCAGGCTATCGCCGCCAAGGCGCCCCCCTCGCAGAAGAAGACCTTCGACGAGTTGACCAAGGCCCTGAAGCAGACCCGCGACGCGCTGGACGTGATCGCGGCGATGATCACCACCGACTTCGGCACCGCCGCCGGCTTCGCTGCTCCCTTCGAGGAGGAGTACACGAAGATGAGCGGCACCCTGAACAAGATCGTCGAAGCCAATCGCGCGGTCACCGACGCCAACGCCGCGGCGAGCGAACAGCGCTCCACCACCGCCCAGATGGTGCAGGCCGTGGCGGCGCTGGCGACCCTGCTGATCGCCGGCCTGCTGGCCTGGGCGTTGACCACCATGCTGCGCAAGGACGTCAAGCGGATCGCGAACGCCACCGAGGCCCTGGCCCGCGGCGACAACGGCATCGACCTGGACGCCCTGGCGCGCAAGGACGAGCTGGGCGCGATCGTCTCCTCCCTGACGGTCTTCCGCGACAACCAACTGCACCTGGAAAAGCTGCGGGTCGAGCACGAGCAGGCCGAGGCCGCCGCCGAAGCCACCCGTCGCCAGAACGCCGAAGCTGCGGCCGCCATCGCCGAGGAACAGGCGATGGTCGTCAACTCGCTGGCCCAGGCGCTGGACAGCCTGGCTGGCGGCGACCTGACCTTCCGCCTGTCGGCCGAATTCCCGGGCGACTACCGCAAGCTTCGCGACGACTTCAACGCCGCTTCGGCCAAGCTGGAAGAAGCCATGAGCGCCATCGCCGGCGCCACCGCCTCGATCCAGTCGGGCGCGGGCGAGATCAGCACCTCGGCCGACGACCTCTCGCGCCGCACCGAGCACCAGGCCGCGACTCTCGAAGAAACCGCCGCGGCGCTGGATGAGATCACCGCCACCGTACAGAAGACTTCGGACGGCGCCAGCCATGGCCGCGAGGCCGTCGCCTCGGCCAAGTCCGACGCCGAGGAAGGCGGCGTGGTCGTGAACCGCGCCATCGAGGCCATGGGCCAGATCGAGCATTCCGCCAAGCAGATCAGCCAGATCATCGGCGTGATCGACGAGATCGCCTTCCAGACCAACCTGCTGGCCCTGAACGCCGGGGTCGAGGCGGCTCGCGCCGGGGACGCCGGCAAGGGCTTCGCGGTCGTCGCCTCCGAAGTGCGGGCCCTGGCCCAGCGTTCGGCGGAAGCGGCCAAGGAGATCAAGACGCTGATCTCGGCCTCCTCGGCCCAGGTCAGCGAAGGCGTCAACCTGGTCGGGGAAACCGGCAAGGCGCTGGAGCGCATCGTGCGCCAGGTCGCCGAGATCTCGAACGTGGTCGGCGAGATCGCCGCCAGCGCCAAGGAAGAGGCCCTCGGCCTCGGTCAGGTGAACACCGCGGTCAACCAGATGGACCAGGTCACCCAGCAGAACGCCGCGATGGTCGAGGAATCGACCGCCGCCAGCCGCGTCCTGGCCGACGAGGCTCAGGAACTGGCCCGCCTGGTGGCCCGCTTCAAGGTCAGCAACGGCGGCGTCCAGCTCGCCACCCGCACGGTGACGCAGGTCCAGCCGCGGCCCACCGCAGCCCCGCGCCCCATGACCCGCGGCGCCACGGCCCTGGCCGCCGCGCCCCATGCCGACGAGGAAAGCTGGGAAGAGTTCTAG
- a CDS encoding DUF72 domain-containing protein, giving the protein MAGAGQIRAGIGGWTFEPWRGVFYPTGLKQADELAYASRHLTAIEINSTYYSSQKPQTFAKWAAATPEDFVFSVKASRFCTNRRVLAEAGESVEKFLNQGIAELGDRLGPILWQFMGTKKFDPDDFGAFLELLPKKLDGLPLRHVVEVRHDSFSTPAFVKMCRDRDVAICLADHATYPLIADITADFIYARLMTGSDDIETAYAPNDLDLWAERFASYADGKVPGDLAPVDRTGPPEGPRDTFVFFIHEGKVRAPAAAQAFLARVDK; this is encoded by the coding sequence GTGGCGGGAGCAGGTCAAATCCGGGCGGGCATCGGCGGCTGGACCTTCGAGCCGTGGCGAGGCGTCTTCTATCCGACCGGCCTCAAGCAGGCCGACGAACTGGCCTATGCCAGCCGCCATCTCACCGCGATCGAGATCAACTCCACCTACTATTCGAGCCAGAAGCCGCAGACCTTCGCCAAGTGGGCGGCGGCCACGCCCGAAGACTTCGTCTTTTCGGTGAAGGCCTCGCGGTTCTGCACGAACCGCCGGGTGCTGGCCGAGGCGGGGGAGTCGGTGGAGAAATTCCTGAACCAGGGAATCGCCGAACTGGGCGACCGGCTCGGCCCCATCCTCTGGCAGTTCATGGGCACGAAGAAGTTCGACCCGGACGACTTCGGCGCGTTCCTCGAACTGTTGCCCAAGAAACTGGATGGCCTGCCGCTGCGTCACGTGGTCGAGGTGCGGCACGACAGCTTTTCGACGCCCGCCTTCGTGAAGATGTGCCGCGACCGGGACGTCGCCATCTGCCTGGCCGACCACGCCACCTATCCGCTGATCGCCGACATCACCGCCGACTTCATCTACGCCCGGCTGATGACCGGCTCCGATGACATCGAGACCGCCTACGCGCCGAACGACCTCGACCTCTGGGCCGAGCGCTTCGCAAGCTATGCGGACGGCAAGGTTCCAGGCGACCTCGCTCCGGTGGACCGCACCGGACCGCCCGAGGGTCCGCGCGACACCTTCGTCTTCTTCATCCACGAGGGAAAGGTCCGCGCCCCGGCCGCAGCCCAGGCCTTCCTGGCCCGCGTCGACAAGTAA
- a CDS encoding class I SAM-dependent methyltransferase has product MTITEPANSASCPVCGGGFARLRRAWLSRCGGCGVLRSDLEIQIPERPTEAALDEELRAAGLEGTRTINNERLLDAVRGLAPAGARLLDVGSGPGFLLSDAAALGFAAEGVEPDANTVGAARARGASVRHGYFPAALGEGEQFDVIVFNDVLEHIPDLAGAFAACAAHLKPGGVLCLNCPDRRGFFYRTAVILDRLGIGGPLDRLWQKDLPSPHIWYFTPDNLAQAAARHGFAPVRQVRLETLELRGLWSRIRYVKDQPLLMSLAAFAFSVATYPLAKILPSDAVACLFRKS; this is encoded by the coding sequence GTGACGATCACTGAGCCTGCAAACAGCGCGTCCTGTCCGGTCTGCGGCGGCGGCTTCGCGCGGTTGCGGCGCGCCTGGCTGTCCCGCTGCGGCGGATGTGGGGTGCTGCGATCCGACCTGGAAATCCAGATCCCGGAACGCCCGACCGAGGCCGCTCTCGACGAAGAGCTGCGGGCGGCCGGCCTCGAGGGCACGCGGACAATCAACAATGAGCGGCTACTGGACGCGGTCCGCGGCCTGGCCCCCGCAGGCGCCCGGCTGCTGGATGTCGGCAGCGGGCCAGGGTTTCTGCTCAGCGACGCCGCCGCTCTGGGCTTCGCGGCCGAGGGCGTCGAGCCGGACGCCAACACCGTCGGGGCCGCCCGCGCGCGGGGCGCATCCGTCAGGCATGGGTACTTTCCGGCGGCGCTCGGCGAAGGCGAGCAGTTCGACGTGATCGTGTTCAACGACGTGCTGGAGCACATCCCCGACCTCGCCGGGGCCTTCGCCGCCTGCGCAGCCCATCTCAAGCCCGGCGGCGTCCTGTGCCTGAACTGTCCGGACCGCAGGGGCTTTTTCTACCGGACCGCCGTGATCCTCGACCGGCTCGGGATCGGCGGCCCCTTGGACCGTCTGTGGCAGAAGGACCTGCCTTCGCCGCACATCTGGTACTTCACCCCGGACAATCTCGCCCAGGCGGCCGCGCGCCACGGCTTCGCGCCCGTCCGGCAGGTCCGGCTCGAGACACTGGAACTGCGCGGTCTCTGGTCCCGCATCCGCTATGTGAAGGACCAGCCGCTTCTGATGTCACTGGCCGCCTTCGCCTTCTCCGTCGCCACCTATCCTCTTGCGAAGATCCTGCCCAGCGATGCGGTGGCGTGCCTGTTCAGGAAGAGCTAG
- a CDS encoding M28 family metallopeptidase: protein MKKFLLAGAAICAVFSSPALAGDISPAKIAEHVKVLSDDSFEGRAPATEGEKKTVAYIAEQYKAAGLQPGGDLVNGQRAWTQDVPLARFENKGPLAISATFGGKTESWSQGEEVALRAAQTGVTHVSIKDAPIVFVGYGVTAPERNWDDFKGVDLKGKVALVLVNDPDFETGRGDFGGKAMTYYGRWTYKYEEAARHQGAIGFLVIHETAPAAYGWATVKNSNTAPVFDIIRDNPSEAHALLEGWIQRDKTVELFKASGLDFEALKKQAQTRAFKPVELKGATFSADFAVDAQKIVSKNVVGIVPGAKRPNETIIYSSHWDHLGVGLPDAKGDRIYNGAVDNADGIATMIEIGRSFAKGPKPERSVVFLAVTAEEKGLLGSEYYAANPLYPLATTVADINMDALSPSGPAKDFTSSGDAASTLQDALVAVGKAQGRSYSPDPRPEAGSFFRSDHFPFAKRGVPAISFGSGRDLVNGGTAAGDAFSKTYTADRYHQPADQFDATWNLDGIAQDGQLMLDLGRQLANSATWPEWKEGSEFKQTRDATAAERK from the coding sequence ATGAAAAAATTCCTTCTCGCCGGCGCCGCGATTTGCGCGGTTTTTTCCTCCCCCGCACTCGCCGGTGACATCTCACCCGCCAAGATTGCGGAGCATGTGAAGGTGCTTTCCGACGATTCCTTCGAGGGCCGAGCGCCCGCCACCGAAGGCGAGAAGAAGACCGTCGCCTACATCGCTGAGCAGTATAAGGCCGCCGGCCTGCAGCCGGGCGGCGACCTGGTGAACGGCCAGCGCGCCTGGACCCAGGACGTGCCGCTGGCCCGCTTCGAGAACAAGGGCCCGCTGGCCATCAGCGCCACGTTCGGCGGCAAGACCGAGAGCTGGTCGCAGGGCGAGGAAGTGGCGCTGCGCGCCGCCCAGACCGGCGTGACGCACGTCAGCATCAAGGACGCTCCGATCGTCTTCGTCGGCTACGGCGTGACCGCTCCCGAGCGCAACTGGGACGACTTCAAGGGTGTGGACCTGAAGGGCAAGGTCGCGCTGGTCCTGGTCAACGATCCGGATTTCGAAACCGGCCGGGGCGATTTCGGCGGCAAGGCCATGACCTATTACGGCCGCTGGACCTACAAGTACGAGGAAGCAGCCCGTCACCAGGGCGCGATCGGCTTCCTGGTGATCCACGAGACGGCGCCGGCCGCCTACGGCTGGGCCACGGTGAAGAACTCCAACACCGCTCCGGTCTTCGACATCATCCGGGACAACCCGAGCGAGGCGCACGCCCTGCTGGAAGGCTGGATCCAGCGCGACAAGACGGTCGAGCTGTTCAAGGCGTCCGGCCTGGACTTCGAGGCCCTGAAGAAGCAAGCCCAGACCCGCGCCTTCAAGCCGGTCGAACTGAAGGGCGCGACCTTCTCGGCCGATTTCGCGGTGGACGCCCAGAAGATCGTGTCCAAGAACGTGGTCGGCATTGTCCCAGGCGCCAAGCGTCCGAACGAGACGATCATCTACTCCTCGCACTGGGACCACCTTGGCGTGGGCCTGCCCGACGCCAAGGGCGACCGCATCTATAATGGCGCAGTCGACAACGCCGACGGCATCGCCACGATGATCGAGATCGGCCGCAGCTTCGCCAAGGGCCCGAAGCCGGAGCGTTCGGTGGTCTTCCTGGCGGTGACGGCCGAGGAGAAGGGTCTGCTGGGCTCGGAATACTACGCGGCCAACCCGCTCTATCCGCTGGCCACCACCGTGGCGGACATCAACATGGACGCCCTGTCGCCCAGCGGTCCGGCCAAGGACTTCACCAGCTCGGGCGACGCCGCCTCGACTCTGCAGGACGCCCTGGTCGCCGTCGGCAAGGCTCAGGGCCGCAGCTATTCGCCCGATCCGCGCCCCGAGGCCGGCTCGTTCTTCCGCTCCGATCACTTCCCGTTCGCCAAGCGCGGCGTGCCGGCTATCTCGTTCGGCTCCGGCCGCGACCTGGTCAACGGCGGCACGGCGGCGGGCGACGCCTTCTCGAAGACCTATACGGCCGACCGCTACCACCAGCCGGCCGACCAGTTCGACGCGACCTGGAATCTCGATGGCATCGCCCAGGACGGCCAACTGATGCTCGACCTGGGACGCCAGCTCGCCAATTCGGCCACCTGGCCGGAATGGAAGGAAGGTTCGGAGTTCAAGCAGACCCGCGACGCGACCGCGGCCGAGCGGAAATAA
- a CDS encoding TolC family protein — MPPCFRAAAGWVGLSCLVLAGCASSRDVDTRLPAAYEAPAEATTQDAVDLAAWWTAFGDPQLTALIDHALAASPDARTAVAKLREARATRAGALTAFLPQGNIRGSASKTENDVVGGTEISIPGLSTSGAQENLSANFDVSWEVDLFGRLWATRRAANAEMAAARLDYEAARASLAANVADSYFTARGLAIQLDDARATERIQAELYRIARIRAERGLGSTADADRVAGELAQAQSQVAGLEADLQAQRRDLLILVGRAIEPTANLPVDAQVGVIPQAPATLPGDLLARRPDVRRAEAMLGSALGRLDYAKLAFFPTVDFTPGIGIQKSERPGFSSTIQSWTLGGAVTVPVLDIPRLLSEMKAQDARAEQAAIAYEKAVQTAFGEAENTLVRLAADRRRVATLQDGEARARRAYEAAQRGYVAGFNDLQTTLNNEQSWRAVRTQKTAAEVQALRRAVQSYKALGGGWPLQSAPTNKEAR; from the coding sequence ATGCCTCCTTGTTTCCGTGCGGCCGCTGGCTGGGTCGGCCTGTCATGTCTGGTGCTTGCGGGCTGCGCGTCGTCGCGTGACGTCGATACGCGCCTGCCCGCCGCCTACGAGGCTCCGGCCGAAGCGACGACGCAGGACGCGGTGGATCTCGCCGCCTGGTGGACGGCCTTCGGCGACCCGCAGCTTACGGCCCTGATCGATCACGCGCTGGCTGCGAGCCCGGACGCGCGCACCGCGGTCGCCAAGCTGCGCGAGGCCCGCGCGACCAGGGCCGGCGCCCTGACGGCCTTCCTGCCCCAGGGCAATATCCGCGGCTCGGCGAGCAAGACTGAGAACGACGTCGTCGGCGGCACGGAAATCAGCATTCCGGGCCTTTCCACCTCTGGAGCTCAAGAGAATCTCAGCGCGAACTTCGATGTGAGCTGGGAGGTCGATCTCTTCGGCCGCCTGTGGGCCACGCGTCGCGCCGCCAACGCCGAAATGGCCGCCGCCCGCCTGGACTACGAGGCCGCGCGCGCCAGCCTCGCGGCCAATGTCGCCGACAGCTACTTCACGGCCCGCGGCCTGGCGATCCAGCTCGACGACGCCCGGGCGACCGAGCGTATCCAGGCCGAGCTCTATCGCATCGCGCGCATCCGGGCCGAGCGGGGTCTCGGCTCCACGGCCGACGCTGATCGGGTGGCGGGCGAACTGGCCCAGGCCCAGAGCCAGGTCGCCGGGCTGGAAGCCGACCTGCAGGCCCAGCGCCGAGACCTGCTGATCCTGGTCGGGCGGGCCATCGAGCCGACCGCCAACCTGCCGGTGGACGCCCAGGTCGGCGTGATCCCGCAGGCGCCCGCGACCCTGCCTGGCGACCTGCTGGCCCGCCGGCCGGACGTGCGCCGGGCGGAAGCCATGCTTGGCTCGGCGCTCGGACGGCTGGACTACGCCAAGCTCGCCTTCTTCCCGACCGTGGATTTCACGCCCGGCATCGGCATCCAGAAGAGCGAGCGACCGGGCTTTTCCTCGACCATCCAGAGCTGGACCCTCGGAGGGGCGGTCACGGTCCCGGTGCTCGACATCCCGCGCCTGCTTTCGGAGATGAAGGCGCAGGACGCCCGGGCCGAGCAGGCCGCGATCGCCTATGAGAAGGCAGTGCAGACCGCCTTCGGCGAGGCCGAGAACACCTTGGTCCGCCTGGCCGCCGACCGCCGTCGCGTCGCCACCCTGCAGGACGGCGAGGCCCGCGCCCGCCGCGCCTACGAGGCGGCTCAGCGCGGCTATGTCGCCGGCTTCAACGACCTTCAGACCACGCTCAACAACGAGCAATCCTGGCGCGCCGTGCGCACCCAGAAGACCGCCGCAGAGGTCCAGGCCCTGCGCCGCGCGGTTCAAAGCTACAAGGCGCTCGGCGGCGGTTGGCCGCTGCAGTCCGCCCCGACCAACAAAGAGGCCCGCTGA
- a CDS encoding efflux RND transporter periplasmic adaptor subunit: MTNSKTLLTFAVGLAALSLVACGPKEPPKKDPAATARTVSVVRVQDRAIAGSLTASGSLIPREEAAVLPEVAGYRVSRVLVEEGAQVKVGQTLAQLDSALINAQLEQQKAQAAQAQVQAEQAEAEAARVAGLDGQGVLSQEAIDQRRFQAKSARATANAQLAAYRDVQTRAGKLAVTAPVSGLVLSRNVRPGDQSGAGGEPWFRIARDGQIELSADLAEGDLARVRVGQTAAVTLPSGVTVEGRVRIVSPQVNAETKLGTVRILLPVRGDVRAGGFGRAVFKDATGLGLAVPETAIRYDADGASVMTVGADNRVRRVNVTTGVRGGGFVTLVKGPPAGTRVIQNAAAFLLDGDMVKPVEGGAAAPAAAPAPAPAPAQAAGKR; the protein is encoded by the coding sequence GTGACCAACTCCAAGACCCTGCTGACGTTTGCGGTGGGCCTGGCCGCGCTGAGCCTCGTCGCCTGCGGGCCCAAGGAGCCGCCGAAGAAGGACCCGGCCGCGACCGCGCGGACGGTGAGCGTCGTCCGCGTCCAGGACCGCGCCATCGCCGGCTCGCTGACCGCGTCCGGCTCGCTGATTCCGCGCGAGGAGGCCGCCGTCCTGCCGGAAGTCGCCGGCTATCGGGTCAGCCGCGTGCTGGTCGAGGAAGGCGCCCAGGTGAAGGTCGGCCAGACCCTGGCCCAGCTCGACAGCGCCTTGATCAACGCCCAGCTCGAACAACAGAAGGCCCAGGCCGCCCAGGCCCAGGTCCAGGCCGAGCAGGCCGAGGCCGAAGCCGCCCGCGTGGCCGGGCTCGACGGCCAGGGCGTACTGAGCCAGGAGGCCATCGACCAGCGCCGCTTCCAGGCCAAGTCGGCCCGCGCCACCGCCAACGCCCAGCTCGCCGCCTATCGCGACGTCCAGACCCGGGCCGGCAAGCTGGCGGTGACCGCGCCGGTTTCCGGCCTCGTCCTCTCACGCAACGTCCGCCCCGGCGATCAGTCGGGCGCCGGCGGCGAGCCCTGGTTCCGCATCGCCCGCGACGGGCAGATCGAGCTTTCCGCCGACCTGGCCGAAGGCGATCTGGCGCGGGTCCGCGTCGGCCAGACGGCGGCTGTGACCTTGCCGTCGGGCGTCACGGTCGAGGGCCGCGTGCGGATCGTCTCGCCGCAGGTGAACGCCGAGACCAAGCTCGGCACCGTGCGCATCCTGCTGCCGGTGCGCGGCGACGTCCGCGCCGGCGGCTTCGGCCGCGCGGTGTTCAAGGACGCCACCGGTCTCGGCCTGGCCGTGCCGGAGACCGCCATTCGGTATGACGCCGACGGGGCCAGCGTGATGACTGTCGGCGCCGACAACCGCGTGAGGCGGGTCAACGTCACCACCGGCGTCCGCGGCGGCGGCTTCGTCACCCTGGTGAAGGGCCCGCCGGCCGGAACGCGCGTGATCCAGAACGCCGCCGCCTTCCTGCTGGACGGCGACATGGTCAAGCCGGTCGAGGGCGGCGCTGCGGCTCCTGCGGCCGCGCCAGCGCCGGCTCCGGCTCCGGCTCAAGCTGCGGGCAAGCGCTGA